Proteins encoded within one genomic window of Haladaptatus sp. QDMS2:
- a CDS encoding methyltransferase domain-containing protein has protein sequence MYVLELGGEDHAFAACEAESAATAVTPMATGLVRAGSIDAAAIARLAYTHRANELVGHTDASVESARLLLESATFDREGSVAVRARDIQNTANVSTQQAERVLGGVLVDRGFTVDLDDPDHTLRALFADDVCALGWEAAASLRDYGDRNPTARPFFQPGSMEPLLARALVNIAGAGPGRTLLDPMCGTGGVLLEGGLVGARLVGNDAQWKMVRGTKQNLTELLPDDADFGIVRGDATALALRDDSVDAVVFDAPYGRQSKIANLDLADLVAGALAEARRVGEKCVLVADRPWAEEARAAGWEVTHSFERYVHGTLTRHILVLE, from the coding sequence GTGTACGTCCTGGAACTCGGTGGTGAAGACCACGCTTTCGCCGCCTGCGAGGCCGAGAGCGCGGCGACAGCGGTGACCCCGATGGCCACCGGCCTCGTCCGCGCCGGGAGCATCGACGCCGCGGCCATCGCGCGTCTCGCCTACACCCACCGCGCGAACGAACTCGTGGGCCACACCGATGCCTCCGTCGAGAGCGCCCGCCTGCTGCTCGAATCCGCGACGTTCGACCGTGAGGGGAGCGTCGCCGTCCGCGCCCGGGACATCCAGAATACGGCGAACGTGAGCACCCAGCAGGCAGAGCGCGTGCTCGGTGGCGTGCTCGTAGACCGCGGGTTCACCGTCGATTTGGACGACCCCGACCACACCCTCCGCGCGCTGTTCGCAGACGACGTCTGCGCACTCGGCTGGGAAGCTGCCGCGAGCCTCCGCGACTACGGTGACCGCAATCCGACCGCCCGTCCCTTCTTCCAGCCCGGGTCGATGGAACCGCTGCTCGCCCGGGCGCTCGTGAACATCGCCGGGGCCGGCCCGGGGCGCACCCTTCTAGACCCGATGTGCGGAACTGGCGGCGTCCTCCTCGAAGGCGGTCTCGTGGGGGCGCGTCTCGTCGGCAACGACGCCCAGTGGAAGATGGTTCGGGGCACGAAGCAGAATCTCACCGAACTGCTGCCCGATGACGCGGACTTCGGCATCGTGCGCGGCGATGCGACTGCCCTCGCCCTCCGTGACGATTCGGTTGACGCCGTCGTGTTCGACGCGCCGTACGGTCGCCAGTCGAAAATCGCGAACCTCGACCTCGCGGACCTCGTAGCCGGTGCGCTCGCGGAAGCGAGGCGCGTCGGAGAGAAGTGCGTCCTCGTCGCGGACCGCCCGTGGGCCGAGGAAGCGCGAGCGGCTGGCTGGGAAGTCACTCACTCGTTCGAGCGGTACGTTCACGGCACGCTGACCCGCCACATTCTCGTGCTCGAATAA
- a CDS encoding TATA-box-binding protein encodes MTDPKETINIENVVASTGIGQELDLQSVAMDLEGADYDPEQFPGLVYRTQNPKSAALIFRSGKIVCTGAKSTDDVHESLNIVFDKLRELNINVDEDPEIVVQNIVTSADLGRNLNLNAIAIGLGLENIEYEPEQFPGLVYRLDEPKVVALLFGSGKLVITGGKKPVDAEHAVDKIVSRLEELGLLE; translated from the coding sequence ATGACTGACCCCAAGGAGACTATTAATATTGAGAACGTGGTTGCCTCCACAGGCATCGGTCAGGAACTCGACCTTCAGTCTGTCGCGATGGACTTAGAAGGTGCCGACTACGACCCCGAACAGTTCCCCGGTCTCGTTTACCGCACCCAGAACCCGAAGTCTGCCGCACTCATCTTCCGCTCTGGCAAAATCGTCTGCACCGGTGCAAAGAGCACCGACGACGTCCACGAGAGCCTGAACATCGTGTTCGACAAGCTCCGTGAACTCAACATCAACGTAGACGAGGACCCTGAAATCGTCGTCCAGAACATCGTCACGAGCGCGGACCTCGGTCGCAACCTGAACCTGAACGCAATCGCCATCGGGCTCGGCCTCGAAAACATCGAGTACGAACCAGAGCAGTTCCCCGGCCTCGTCTACCGCCTCGACGAGCCGAAAGTCGTCGCCCTGCTGTTTGGCTCCGGCAAACTCGTCATCACGGGTGGGAAGAAACCGGTCGACGCAGAACACGCCGTCGACAAGATCGTCTCGCGCCTCGAAGAACTCGGCCTGCTCGAGTAA
- the hisG gene encoding ATP phosphoribosyltransferase, with protein MRIAVPNKGRLHDPTIDLLERAGLHVVDGADRKLYASTVDPAVTILFVRAADIPEYVADGAADVGITGLDQVHESGVSNLVDLLDLGYGQCRLVLAAPEDGDIEEIYDLDGKTVATEFPNIARNYFAERDIDPDIVEVTGATELTPHVDMADAIIDITSTGTTLRVNRLAILDEVLGSSVRLFAREDVVEDEKVGQIKTALDSVLHAEGKRYLMMNAPRDQLDAIREALPGLGGPTVMDIAGGDNVAVHVVVDERDVFETITEVKQLGASGILVTEIERLVE; from the coding sequence CGACTGCACGACCCGACGATTGACCTGCTCGAACGCGCAGGGCTGCACGTCGTGGACGGCGCAGACCGCAAACTCTACGCCAGTACGGTCGACCCAGCTGTCACTATTCTCTTCGTCCGCGCCGCGGACATCCCCGAGTACGTCGCAGACGGCGCGGCGGACGTGGGCATCACCGGCCTAGACCAGGTCCACGAGTCGGGCGTCTCGAACCTCGTCGACCTGCTGGACCTCGGCTACGGGCAGTGTCGCCTCGTGCTCGCCGCGCCCGAAGACGGCGACATCGAGGAGATTTACGACTTAGATGGGAAGACCGTCGCCACGGAGTTCCCGAACATCGCGCGCAACTACTTCGCAGAGCGGGACATCGACCCGGACATCGTGGAGGTCACTGGGGCGACCGAACTCACACCGCACGTGGACATGGCCGACGCCATCATCGACATCACCTCCACCGGGACGACGCTACGCGTCAATCGCCTCGCTATCCTTGATGAAGTCTTGGGCAGCTCCGTGCGCCTGTTCGCTCGCGAGGACGTCGTCGAGGACGAGAAAGTGGGGCAAATCAAGACGGCGCTCGACTCCGTGCTCCACGCGGAGGGCAAGCGCTACCTGATGATGAACGCACCTCGCGACCAGCTCGACGCCATTCGCGAGGCATTGCCCGGCCTCGGCGGCCCGACGGTGATGGATATCGCGGGCGGAGACAACGTCGCTGTCCATGTGGTCGTGGACGAGCGCGACGTGTTCGAGACCATCACGGAGGTAAAGCAACTCGGCGCGTCGGGGATTCTCGTGACGGAAATCGAGCGATTGGTCGAATAG